The genomic segment CCAGATGTGCACCTCGCCGCGCCCCAGACAGAACCACTCCAGGAGGTACCGCCCGGCGGCCACCCGGTCGACGCCGACCGAGAACACGTCCTGCTCGGTCACCACCCGGGCATCGGCGACCAGCAGCCCGGGGCGGTCGGGCAGCAGTTGCCAGGCGTCCGCCCGCAGGTCCCGGCGCCGGCCACTGGGCTGGACCGGCCCCGGAGTGGCGGTATCCATGACGAGCCGGTCATCGGGGCCGAACCGCAGTACGAAGGAGTCCTCCGGTTCGACACCCCGCGGCACGGTCGGCCAGGAGCCGCCGGGCAACTCGCCGCGGGTGAGCCGCCGCCCGTCGACGGCCGGCTCGTTCGCGACCCACCACCAGCCACCGCCGATAAGCGTCGCGGCCACCAGTCCGGCCAGCGCCAACGTCCGGAACCACCGTTCCGAGGCGTCGAGCGCATCGACCGACATGGCGCCAGTCTAGGCCGCAGAACGGGCAACCGCCGGTCAGCCGGCCTGCCGGAGCAGTTCGGCGGCGCGTTCCGGCGCGATGTCGTTGATGAAGACCCCCATCGCCGACTCCGAGCCGGCGAGGAACTTCAGCTTGTCCGCCGCCCGGCGGATGCTGAACACCTGCAGGTGCAGGTGGCTCAGCTCGCGGCCGGTGTGCACCGGCGCCTGGTGCCAGGCGGCGATGTACGGCATCGGCAGGTCGAACAGCCGGTCGAAGCGGCCCAGCACGTCCAGGTAGAGCGGCCCGAACGCGGCCCGTTCGGCGTCGCCGAGCGCCGGGATGTCCGGCACCGGCCGGTGCGGCGCCAGGTGCACCTCGAACGGCCAGCGGGCGGCGGCCGGCACGTACGCCGTCCAGTGTTCGTTGTCGGCCACCACCCGGACGCCCGCGGACCGCTCGGCGGCCAGCACGTCGGCGTAGAGATTGCGGCCGCCGGTCCGGTCGGCGTACCGGCCGGCGGCGGCGAGCATCGCCCGGGTCCGCGGCGGCACGAACGGGTACGCGTAGATCTGACCGTGCGGGTGGTGCAGGGTCACCCCGATCTCCACGCCGCGGTTCTCGAAGCAGAAGACCTGCTCCACCCCGGGCAGTGCGGCCAGCGCGTCGGTCCGGTCGGCGAGGGCGTCCAGGACGGTGCGGACCCGGGCCGGCGGCAGGGTGGCGAAGGAGGCGTCGTGGTCGGCGGTGAAGCAGACCACCTCGCAGCGGCCGGCGCCGGGCCGGCTGGCGGTGAACGGGGTGACCTGGCCCGGCGGTTCGCCGGCCCGGTCGCTCAGCGACGGGAACCGGTTCTCGAAGACCGCGACGTCGTAGTCGTACGCCGGGATCTCGGTCGACCGGGTCGGGGTGGAGGGGCAGAGCGGGCACTTGTCGCTGGGGGGCAGGAAGATCCGGGTCTGCCGGTGCGCGGCGACCGCCACCCACTCGTCGACGAGTGGGTCGTAGCGCAGTTGGGAGGCGGGCGGCGGCTCCGGAAGGTCGCGCCGGTCCGGCCCCTCGCGGACGGCGTCGTCCCGCTCGTCGAAGTAGATCAGCTCCCGGCCGTCGGCCAGCTCGATCGAGGTCCGTCTCATGCCGACACCCCGCCCGCCGTCGGTGCCGGGTCGGCGGCCGATCCGGCCTCGGCGATCAGCAGGTCGGCGACGTGTTCGCGCAGCACCGCACGGGCGTGCTCCGGCAGCCCCGGGTCACAGACCACGGTGTGTGCCTGCGCCAGCGCGGCCATCGACGAGATGCCGACGATCTCCCACTTGCTGTGGTCGGCCAGCACCACCAGCCGTTCGGCGGCGGCGACCAGCGCCCGGTTGGTCTCCGCCTCCATCAGGTTCGGGGTGGTGAAGCCGGCCCGCTCGCTCATCCCGTGTACGCCGAGGAAGACCAGGTCCAGGTTGAGCGACCGGATGGCGTTCACCGCCACCGGCCCGACCAGCGCGTCCGACGGGGTACGCACGCCGCCGGTGAGCACGACGGTCTGGTCGGTGCGACCGCCCCGGTGGAACAGGTCGGCGACCGGGACCGAGTTGGTCACCACGGTCAGCCCGGCGACGCCGAGCAGCCGGCGGGCCAGCGCCACGGTGGTGGTGCCGGCCGACAGCCCGACCGCCATCCCCGGGGCGACCAGCCGGGCGGCGCGGGCGCCGATGGCGGCCTTCTCCGCCCGCTGCCGGACGGACTTCGCCTCGAAGCCGGGCTCGTCGGTCGATCCCGCCCCGGCCACCGTCGCGCCGCCGTGCACCTTGGCGAGCAGGCCGCGCTCGGCCAGCGACTCCAGGTCCCGCCGGATGGTCATGTCCGAGACGCCGAACTCGGCGGCCAGGTCGGTGACCCGGACCCCGCCGGTCACCCGGACCCGGTCCAGGATCGCCGCCTGCCGCTGCGGGGCCAGCATCACGCGGCTGTCCGGGCCGGCGGCTCGGCGAGCACCGCGACCCCGCCGCCGGCCAACCGCACCGGCCCGAAGTGCTCGGTGCCGGTCAGCAGGTCGACGCCGGCCGCCGCGACCTCCGCCGGATCGTCGCCGTGGTTGAGCAGGAACAGGTACGACCGGCCGTCCGGCTGCCGGCGCCGGATCGCCTCTACACCGGGCGGCACCGGGTGATCCGGCCCGACACCGGCCGCCTCGGCGATCCCGCCGAGCAACCGGCCCAGGTCCGCGTCGACCAGCCGGGTACTGACGTACCAGGCGGCCCCGCCAGCGGTCCCGATGGTTCCGCCGGCTTCGCTTTCGGCGGCTTCGCTTCCGGCGGGGGGCCGGTCCGCAGGCGTCGCCGCCCGGCGGGTGATCGCCGGGCCGCCGGCGGTCGGGCCGTCGGCGTAGTGCGCCACCACCTCGGCGTCCGGGGCGGTCAGCTCCTCGGTCCAGTTGGCGCCCGTACCCCCGTCGTCGAGCCGGACCGCGCCGCCGGCCGGCAGCGGCGCGAACTCCTCGACCCGGATGCCGAGCAGGGCGGCGAACGCGCCGGGCAGCGGCGCCGGTCGGACCCGGTCGCAGCCGTCGACCAGCCCGCTGTACGCCCCGACCACGAGCGTGCCGCCGGCGCGCAGGTATCCGTCCAGGTTGGCCACCGCGGTGTCGTCCACCGCGTACAGTGCCGGGGCCAGCACCAGCCGGTAGCCGGTCAGGTCGGCGCCGGGGTGGGCCAGGTCGGCGGTGATCCCGGCCCGCCAGAGCGCGGTGTGCCAGCGCCGGATCTCCTCGAAGGCGACCATCTCGGTGCTCGGCTGGTTCGGCGCCTCCTGCGCCCAGGCGCTCGGATAGTCCAGCAGCAGCGCGACCCGGGCCTCGGTCCGGGCGCCCTCGACCGGCGCCAGCGCCCGCAGGTGCCGGCCGAGCTGGACCACCTCGCGCCAGATCTTCGAGTCGGTCCCGGCGTGCGGAACCATCGCCGAGTGCCACTTCTCCGAGCCGGCCCGGCTGGCCCGCCACTGGAAGAACAGCGCCCCCTCGGAGCCGCGGGCGACGTGCGCCAGGCTGTCCCGGACCAGTTGGCCGGCGGGCTTGCGCAGGTTACGCGGCTGCCAGTTGACGGCGCTCGTGGAGTGCTCCATCAGCAGCCACGGGCCGCCGGCCAGGGAGCGGCTCAGGTCGGCGGCGAAGGCGATCTGCGCCGGCCCGGGCAACGGGTGCTCGCCGAGCAGGTAGTGGTCGTTGGAGACCAGCCGGTCCGGGCCGGTCAACTCCGGCGCCCAGGCCCAGTAGTCCAGGTTGAAGCAGCTACCGGTCATCAGGTTGGTGGTCACCGGTACGCCGGGCGACAGCTCGTGCAGCACGTCCCGCTCGGCGCTGAAGCAGGCCAGGTGCTCGTCGGAGCTGAACCGCCGGAAGTCCAGCAGCTGCCCGGGGTTGGCCGACGTCGGGGTGGGCAGCGGCGGCTGCACCTGCTCCCAGTCGGTGTAGGTCTGGGACCAGAACGCGGTGCCCCAGGCATCGTTGAGGCCGGCCAGGTCGCCGTAGCGGGCGCGCAGCCAGTCCCGGAACGCGGCGGCCGACACCTCGCAGTAGCAGTGCGCGTTGTGGCAGGCGTACTCGTTGTGCACGTGCCACATGGCCAGCGCCGGGTGCCCGGCGTAGCGGCGGGCGAGCTGTTCGGTCAGGTCGCGGGCGGCCCGCCGGTAGACCGGTGAGCTGGGGCAGATCGCCTGCCGGCTGCCGTAGGTGAGCCGGCGCCCGGCGGCGTCCACCGGCAGCGTCTCCGGGTGCGCCCGGGAGAACCAGATCGGCGGCGAGGCGGTGGCGGTGGCGAGGTCGACGGCGATCCCGCCGGCGTGCAGCCCGTCCATGATCCGGTCCAGCTTGTCGAACTCGTACCGGCCCGGGGCGGGTTCCAGCCAGGCCCAGCCGAAGACGGCGACGCTGACCAGGTTGACCCCGGCCTCGCGCATCAGGGCCACGTCCTCGGCCCAGACCTGCTCGGGCCACTGCTCGGGGTTGTAGTCGCCCCCGTAGGCCATCCCGCGGATCCCCGGCACCAGCTTGCCCACACCGACTCCCAACGTGCCCGCACGAAATCCAACAGATACGAACACTAGCGGGCGGGCTGATGCCAGGGAAGCCCACGGGCGGGTCGCCGCAGGTCAGGGGCTGGCGACCAGGCCGGTCAGGCCGGTGGCGAGCTTCGGCTCCACCCAGCCGGTCTCGGTCAGGTGCGCCAGCACCGCGTCGACCCCCTCGGCCACCGTGATCCGGCTGGTGTCCAGGACCAGGTCGGCGTCGGTCGGCTCCTCGTACGGGTCGTCGATGCCGGTCATCCCGGTGATCTGACCGGCCCGGGCGCGCGCGTAGAGACCCTTGCGGTCCCGCTGCTCGCAGACCTCAAGCGGGGTCGCCACGTGCACCAGCAGGAATCCCGCCCCGGCCGCCAACGCCATCTGCCGGGCCGTCGCCCGGGCCTGGGCGTACGGGGCGATCGGGCAGCACAGCGCCATGCCCCGGTGCCGGGCCACCTCGGCCGCCACCCAGCCGATCCGGCGGACGTTCAGATCCCGGTCGGCCTTGCTGAAGCCGAGCCCGGCGGAGAGTTCCCGGCGGACCACGTCGCCGTCGAGCAGGGTGACCGTCCGGTCGCCGCTCTCCCGCAACGAGTCGGCCAGCCCGCGGGCGATCGTCGACTTGCCCGACCCGGACAGGCCGGTGAAGAAGACCACCAGACCACGGTGCCGGCGCGGCGGCCGGGCCCGGCTCAGCTCCTTCGCCACCGCCGGCGGGGTGTGCCACTCGGGCAGTGGGAAACCCCGGTCGAGCAGGTCCTCGATCTCGGCCTGGCTGAGCGCCAGCCGACGGTTGCGGGGTGGAATGTCGTCGCGCCAGCGCCACTGACCGTCCCGGTTGTCGTACGCCAGCTCGCGCGGCACCAGCACCCGCAGCCCGCCGCCGGTGAGCATCTCCCCGGTGGAGAGCAGATGGGTCACCCCGTACGACGCCGCCACCCGGGCCCGCAGCAGGGCGTCGCGGATCTCGTCGCCGCGCCGCACCATCGGCACCGCCACCAGGGTGGCCGGCGGCATCCGGTCGCGAGCCCCGAAGATGCTGCGGACCAGCACCTCCGGCGGCAGCCCGTCGGCGCCGAGCTCGCTGATCGGGATCAGGATCAGCAGGTGGGCGGCGAGGGTCCGGGCGGCGTGCGCGATCTGGGCGAGCTGCGGGCGGTGCAGCGGCCGGTCGGCCACCACGCCGAGCACCCGGCCCGGCGGGAGCAACCCCCGGACCTCCTCCGGGGTACGCCGCAGCCGCTGGAACGGGCCGTGCCCGCCGTCGCCGAGCCGGCGGACGCTGCCGCCGACCCCGGCCAGCCCGTCCCGGGTCGGCCACACGTCGCTGACGTCGAGCAGGGCGACCGGGGCGTCCTCGGGGTCGGTCAGCACCAGCGCCCGGTGCAGCGGGTTGGCGAGGTCCAGCCGCTCGGCGATCGCGACCGGCACCTGCAGGGTCACCGGCACCGGCCAGGGGGTACCGTCGGCGAGCTGGCCGCGGCGCGCCAGGGCGGCCAGATCCGCCCGGGTGTGGAAGCCCGTGAGCGGGGCATACGCGCCGGTCAGGAGCAGTTCGAGATCAGCCAGCTCGTACGGGCGCGGGGTGTACGCCGGAGCGTCCCGCAGCACCTCGTCGGGCAGCACCCACCCGTTGCTCATCCCACCCCCAACACCGGACCGGCCCACAGTTTCTCAGCCCGCCGCCGATCGGTCGAGACTGCCACCCCAGCGGATAATGATCAACTCGCCGGGACCCACCCCCTCAGGGATGGGACCGGGGCGTTCCCTGATTCGCGACGAGCCCCCGGTCCCTACGCTGAGCGACGTGACACTGATAGCGACCCAGTCGCTCACCAAGACGTACGGCAACCGGGTGACCGCCCTGGCCGATCTCACGGTGGCGGTCGAACCGGGGATCGTCGGGCTGGTCGGCGCGAACGGCGCCGGCAAGTCGACCTTCATCAAGATCCTGTTGGGGCTGCTGCCGCCGACCACCGGCGAGGCCCGGGTGCTCGGTCTCGACCCGACCACGGACGGTCAGACCGTCCGGGCCCGGGTCGGCTACATGCCCGAGCACGACTGCCTGCCGCCCGACCTGAGCGCGGCCGAGTTCGTCACCCACATGGGTCGGATGAGCGGCCTGCCCCGCAGCACCGCCCGGGAACGGGCCTCCGAGGCGCTGCGGCACGTCGGCCTCTACGAGGAGCGCTACCGGCAGGTGGGCGGCTACTCGACCGGCATGAAGCAGCGGGTCAAGCTCGCCCAGGCGCTGGTGCACGACCCCGACCTGCTGCTGCTCGACGAGCCCACCAACGGCCTGGACCCGGCCGGCCGGGACGCCATGCTCAGCCTGATCCACCGGATCGGCACCGAGTTCGGCATCTCCGTGCTGGTCTGCTCTCACCTGCTCGGCGAGGTCGAGCGGATCTGCGACGCGCTGATCGCGATCGACGGCGGCCGGCTGCTGCGGTCGGCGCAGGTCTCGGACATGACCACCGCCACCGACGTGCTCACCGTCGAGGTGAGCGAGGGCACCGACGAGCTGGCGGCGCGGCTGACCGGCCTGCGGCTGCCGGTGAGCCGGGAGGGCCGGCTGCTGCTCGTACCGCTTGCCGACGACGCCACCTACGACCTGATCCTGACCACGGTCGCCGAGCTGGACCTGCCGTTGCACCGGCTCGACCAGCGCCGGCACCGGGTGTCCGAGCTGTTCGCCACGAGGGAGACCACAAGTGCCCAGGTCTGACACCGCCGCACCCCCGACCGGGGTCATCCACGACATCGGCTACCAGCGCTACGAGGGCACCCGCCTCGGCCGCCGGCACATCGTCGGCGCGCTCTACCTGCACGGTCTGCGGACCGCCTTCGGGCTCGGCCGCAGCGCCAAGGCGAAGATCTTCCCCTGGCTGATCGTCGGCACCGTCGGCGCGGTCGCCGCGGTGCTGGTCGCGATCCGCACCCAGACCGGCGAGGTGGTGCTGAGCTACCCGGAGTTCCCCGAGGTGCTCACCCTGCTGATCATCTTCTTCTGCGCCATCGTCGCGCCGGAGCTGGCCTCCCGGGACCTGCACAGCGGGGTGCTACCGCTGTATTTCGCCCGGCCACTACGCCGTAGCGACTACGCGCTGGCGAAGCTGGCCGCGCTGCTCACCGCGACGTTCCTGATGCTGGCCGGCCCACTGACGGTGATGTTCGCCGGTGCCGCGTTCTCGTTGCCGGACGTCTCGGCCGTCTGGACCGAGTTCGGCGACTTCCTGCCCGGCGTGGCGCACGCCGCCATCCACGCGGTCGTCTTCGGCTCGATCGCCCTGCTGATCGCCTCGGTGGTCAAGCGTCGGGCGGTGGCCGCCGCGGCGATCGTCGGCGCCTTCCTGGTCACCACCCCGGTGGTCGGGGTGCTCGCCGTCATGCCGTCCCGGACCGCCAACGAGCTGTCCGGCCTGGCCAGCCCCGCCACCCTGGTCGGCGGCATCGGCGACTGGCTCTTCGGGTCGGACGGCGAGTTCGGCGTCGGCGACTTCGGTCCGCTCTACGGCCTGGTCGCGGTCGGATTCGTCGCCGCCTGCGTCCTGCTGCTGCTCGCCCGCTACCGGAAGGTCGCCGCCGCATGAACCCCGAGTCCACCACCACGCTCGCGGCGCCGGCCGCCGGACCGGCCGACGGCGCCGGCCCGGCCCCGGTCACCGCCCGGACTGCCGCCGCCGGCATCGAACTGCGCGCGGTCTCCCGCTGGTACGGCAACGTGGTCGCCGTCAACGACGTCACGATGAGCCTCGGTGCCGGGGTGACCGGTCTGCTCGGCCCGAACGGCGCCGGCAAGACCACCCTGCTGCACATGATGGCCGGCTTCCTGGCCCCGTCCCGGGGCACCGTCACCGTCGGCGGCGAGTCGACCTGGCGCAACCCGTCGGTGTACCGGCGGCTCGGCCTGGTCACCGAGAAGGAGTCCGTGCACGCCTTCCTCAGCGCGTACGAGTTCGTGCTGGCCAGCGCCAAGCTGCACCGGCTGCCGGACCCGGAGGCGGCGGCCCGGCGGGCGATCGCGCTGGTCGAGCTGACCGACGTGCAGGACCGCCGGATCGGCACCTACTCCAAGGGCATGCGGCAGCGCACCCGGGTGGCCGCCGCGCTGGTGCACGACCCCGAGGTGCTGCTGCTC from the Solwaraspora sp. WMMD1047 genome contains:
- a CDS encoding DeoR/GlpR family DNA-binding transcription regulator, which encodes MLAPQRQAAILDRVRVTGGVRVTDLAAEFGVSDMTIRRDLESLAERGLLAKVHGGATVAGAGSTDEPGFEAKSVRQRAEKAAIGARAARLVAPGMAVGLSAGTTTVALARRLLGVAGLTVVTNSVPVADLFHRGGRTDQTVVLTGGVRTPSDALVGPVAVNAIRSLNLDLVFLGVHGMSERAGFTTPNLMEAETNRALVAAAERLVVLADHSKWEIVGISSMAALAQAHTVVCDPGLPEHARAVLREHVADLLIAEAGSAADPAPTAGGVSA
- a CDS encoding beta-galactosidase, whose product is MGKLVPGIRGMAYGGDYNPEQWPEQVWAEDVALMREAGVNLVSVAVFGWAWLEPAPGRYEFDKLDRIMDGLHAGGIAVDLATATASPPIWFSRAHPETLPVDAAGRRLTYGSRQAICPSSPVYRRAARDLTEQLARRYAGHPALAMWHVHNEYACHNAHCYCEVSAAAFRDWLRARYGDLAGLNDAWGTAFWSQTYTDWEQVQPPLPTPTSANPGQLLDFRRFSSDEHLACFSAERDVLHELSPGVPVTTNLMTGSCFNLDYWAWAPELTGPDRLVSNDHYLLGEHPLPGPAQIAFAADLSRSLAGGPWLLMEHSTSAVNWQPRNLRKPAGQLVRDSLAHVARGSEGALFFQWRASRAGSEKWHSAMVPHAGTDSKIWREVVQLGRHLRALAPVEGARTEARVALLLDYPSAWAQEAPNQPSTEMVAFEEIRRWHTALWRAGITADLAHPGADLTGYRLVLAPALYAVDDTAVANLDGYLRAGGTLVVGAYSGLVDGCDRVRPAPLPGAFAALLGIRVEEFAPLPAGGAVRLDDGGTGANWTEELTAPDAEVVAHYADGPTAGGPAITRRAATPADRPPAGSEAAESEAGGTIGTAGGAAWYVSTRLVDADLGRLLGGIAEAAGVGPDHPVPPGVEAIRRRQPDGRSYLFLLNHGDDPAEVAAAGVDLLTGTEHFGPVRLAGGGVAVLAEPPARTAA
- a CDS encoding ABC transporter permease subunit, whose translation is MPRSDTAAPPTGVIHDIGYQRYEGTRLGRRHIVGALYLHGLRTAFGLGRSAKAKIFPWLIVGTVGAVAAVLVAIRTQTGEVVLSYPEFPEVLTLLIIFFCAIVAPELASRDLHSGVLPLYFARPLRRSDYALAKLAALLTATFLMLAGPLTVMFAGAAFSLPDVSAVWTEFGDFLPGVAHAAIHAVVFGSIALLIASVVKRRAVAAAAIVGAFLVTTPVVGVLAVMPSRTANELSGLASPATLVGGIGDWLFGSDGEFGVGDFGPLYGLVAVGFVAACVLLLLARYRKVAAA
- a CDS encoding ABC transporter ATP-binding protein is translated as MTLIATQSLTKTYGNRVTALADLTVAVEPGIVGLVGANGAGKSTFIKILLGLLPPTTGEARVLGLDPTTDGQTVRARVGYMPEHDCLPPDLSAAEFVTHMGRMSGLPRSTARERASEALRHVGLYEERYRQVGGYSTGMKQRVKLAQALVHDPDLLLLDEPTNGLDPAGRDAMLSLIHRIGTEFGISVLVCSHLLGEVERICDALIAIDGGRLLRSAQVSDMTTATDVLTVEVSEGTDELAARLTGLRLPVSREGRLLLVPLADDATYDLILTTVAELDLPLHRLDQRRHRVSELFATRETTSAQV
- a CDS encoding ABC transporter ATP-binding protein, with translation MNPESTTTLAAPAAGPADGAGPAPVTARTAAAGIELRAVSRWYGNVVAVNDVTMSLGAGVTGLLGPNGAGKTTLLHMMAGFLAPSRGTVTVGGESTWRNPSVYRRLGLVTEKESVHAFLSAYEFVLASAKLHRLPDPEAAARRAIALVELTDVQDRRIGTYSKGMRQRTRVAAALVHDPEVLLLDEPFNGMDPRQRMHMMDLLHSLGDAGRNILFSSHILEEVEQVSGTVQVIVAGRLAASGDFRSIRRLMTHRPHVFVVQSTDDRKLAVALMADPSVTGVELDKTGLTVRAGDYGGFTRALPKIALAAQIRVRRLLPSDESLESVFSYLVEV
- the galT gene encoding galactose-1-phosphate uridylyltransferase, whose protein sequence is MRRTSIELADGRELIYFDERDDAVREGPDRRDLPEPPPASQLRYDPLVDEWVAVAAHRQTRIFLPPSDKCPLCPSTPTRSTEIPAYDYDVAVFENRFPSLSDRAGEPPGQVTPFTASRPGAGRCEVVCFTADHDASFATLPPARVRTVLDALADRTDALAALPGVEQVFCFENRGVEIGVTLHHPHGQIYAYPFVPPRTRAMLAAAGRYADRTGGRNLYADVLAAERSAGVRVVADNEHWTAYVPAAARWPFEVHLAPHRPVPDIPALGDAERAAFGPLYLDVLGRFDRLFDLPMPYIAAWHQAPVHTGRELSHLHLQVFSIRRAADKLKFLAGSESAMGVFINDIAPERAAELLRQAG
- the cysC gene encoding adenylyl-sulfate kinase encodes the protein MSNGWVLPDEVLRDAPAYTPRPYELADLELLLTGAYAPLTGFHTRADLAALARRGQLADGTPWPVPVTLQVPVAIAERLDLANPLHRALVLTDPEDAPVALLDVSDVWPTRDGLAGVGGSVRRLGDGGHGPFQRLRRTPEEVRGLLPPGRVLGVVADRPLHRPQLAQIAHAARTLAAHLLILIPISELGADGLPPEVLVRSIFGARDRMPPATLVAVPMVRRGDEIRDALLRARVAASYGVTHLLSTGEMLTGGGLRVLVPRELAYDNRDGQWRWRDDIPPRNRRLALSQAEIEDLLDRGFPLPEWHTPPAVAKELSRARPPRRHRGLVVFFTGLSGSGKSTIARGLADSLRESGDRTVTLLDGDVVRRELSAGLGFSKADRDLNVRRIGWVAAEVARHRGMALCCPIAPYAQARATARQMALAAGAGFLLVHVATPLEVCEQRDRKGLYARARAGQITGMTGIDDPYEEPTDADLVLDTSRITVAEGVDAVLAHLTETGWVEPKLATGLTGLVASP